The Fusarium keratoplasticum isolate Fu6.1 chromosome 8, whole genome shotgun sequence genome includes a region encoding these proteins:
- a CDS encoding Ornithine aminotransferase: MSQTNGNVSRFHASSTEKAIAIEEEYAAHNYHPLPVVFSRAEGINVWDPEGRHYYDFLSAYSAVNQGHCHPELVKALADQASRLTLSSRAFYNDVFPKWAEKVRDVFGYDMVLPMCTGAEAVETAIKIARKWAYKVKGVPQEKAWIFGASDNFHGRTMTAITLSVDPESKANYGPYVPNIGAFNPSTGKPIRYNNIADLEEVLEAHGKETAAFICEPIQGEAGVVVPDEGYLEQVQALCTKHNVLFICDEIQTGIGRTGRMLCSQWANIKPDLVTLGKAISGGLYPVSCVLSSKEIMLVVEPGTHGSTYGGNPLGCAVSIRALEIMEEEDLTAKAEKLGQIFRDGLKALDTPILKVIRGKGLLNAVVIDEEAANGRTAWDLCLLLKSKGLLAKPTHGDIIRFAPPLVITEEELRKGLDIIAEAIKELPTVEKAAGH; this comes from the exons ATGTCTCAGACCAACGGCAACGTCTCTCGCTTCCACGCCTCTTCCACCGAGAAGGCTATTGCCATTGAGGAGGAGTACGCCGCCCACAACTACCACCCTCTCCCCGTCGTCTTCTCCCGCGCCGAGGGCATCAACGTCTGGGACCCCGAGGGCCGCCACTACTATGACTTCCTCTCCGCCTACAGTGCCGTCAACCAGGGTCACTGCCACcccgagctcgtcaaggccctcgccgacCAGGCCAGCCGTCTGACCCTCAGCTCGCGCGCCTTCTACAACGATGTCTTCCCCAAGTGGGCCGAGAAGGTCCGCGACGTCTTTGGCTACGACATGGTCCTGCCCATGTGCACTGGTGCTGAGGCTGTCGAGACCGCCATCAAGATTGCCCGCAAGTGGGCTtacaaggtcaagggcgtTCCCCAGGAGAAGGCCTGGATCTTTGGTGCTTCCGACAACTTCCACGGCCGAACC ATGACCGCCATCACTCTCTCCGTCGACCCCGAGTCCAAGGCCAACTACGGTCCCTATGTCCCCAACATTGGCGCTTTCAACCCCAGCACTGGCAAGCCCATCCGATACAACAACATTGCCGATCTCgaggaggttcttgaggcTCACGGCAAGGAGACCGCTGCCTTCATCTGCGAGCCCATCCAGGGTGAGGCCGGTGTCGTCGTCCCCGATGAGGGTTACCTCGAGCAGGTCCAGGCTCTCTGCACCAAGCACAacgtcctcttcatctgcgaCGAGATCCAGACCGGTATCGGCCGAACTGGCCGCATGCTCTGCTCCCAGTGGGCCAACATCAAGCCCGACCTCGTCACCCTCGGCAAGGCCATCTCTGGTGGTCTCTACCCCGTGAGCTGCGtcctcagcagcaaggaGATCATGCTCGTCGTCGAGCCCGGCACCCACGGCTCCACCTACGGAGGAAACCCCCTGGGCTGCGCCGTGTCCATCCGCGCCCTCGAGatcatggaggaggaggacctcactgccaaggctgagaagcttgGTCAGATCTTCCGTGACGgcctcaaggccctcgacaCCCCTATCCTCAAGGTTATCCGAGGAAAGGGTCTCCTGAACGCTGTTGTCattgacgaggaggctgctAATGGCCGAACTGCCTGGGACCTCTGCCTGCTCCTCAAGAGCAAGGGTCTTCTTGCCAAGCCTACTCACGGCGACATCATCCGCTTCGCCCCCCCTCTGGtcatcaccgaggaggagctccgCAAGGGTCTCGacatcatcgccgaggctatcaaggagCTTCCCACCGTCGAGAAGGCCGCTGGTCACTAA
- a CDS encoding Mannosyltransferase has protein sequence MPSIQAAAPPPSSLDRARNQRNRPVFLRDIFVIRLINAWWIATFFQPDEFFQSLEPAWDLAFGPRSGAWLTWEWQHQLRSSLHPALFAGAYLAADFIASHVLPMGILRAAILVAAPRTLQAGIAALGDWYTWQLAVSIYGDNSNVSFFALFLQLFNPWQWYCSTRTFSNSFEMTLTVMALYYWPWELLGAAQTTKENPKPAPVLRNLWSLRASLCLAAFAVILRPTNLLIWATIALVALTRISLQGSSPLTPSTVLVLLREAILCGSLVLAVSITSDRLYFGFWTFPPYNFLYFNLSKSLAVFYGRNPWHYYLLQGLPLICTTSLPFALLALYKPSAPAVSVSQLNTLKTLAYTVFTTIGALSVISHKEVRFIYPLLPALSILAAPYAASFFTSQPAPTTNSPHPRPQIRNKSYLLAALGVNIFLAGYLSFLHQPAPLNVLSYLRHEYERIHPDSVKFAQTTRFSSPPDDEEELFALFLMPCHSTPWRSHLVYPGLRAYALTCEPPLHTQPNTPERENYRDEADRFYDNPIPFLTTELFSPAKPLSVPRYIVGFEGVEPWLDEFIKTPEAQALGLSKIRRVWGGFNGFFNEDWRRAGKMIVWDTGVYDNAPPEKE, from the exons ATGCCTTCAATACAAGcggcagcaccaccaccgtcaTCTTTGGACCGCGCTCGGAATCAGAGGAACCGTCCTGTATTCCTGCGTGATATATTCGTCATCCGTCTCATCAATGCTTGGTGGATCGCCACCTTTTTTCAGCCTGATGAGTTCTTTCAGTCTCTTGAGCCGGCTTGGGATCTGGCTTTTGGTCCCCGGAGTGGTGCTTGGCTGACATGG GAATGGCAACATCAACTTCGATCCTCCCTCCATCCTGCCCTCTTTGCTGGCGCATACCTCGCCGCCGACTTCATCGCGAGCCATGTCCTCCCCATGGGTATCCTCCGAGCCGCCATCCTTGTTGCAGCTCCTCGGACTCTCCAAGCTGGCATCGCCGCCCTAGGTGACTGGTACACCTGGCAACTTGCCGTGTCCATCTACGGCGACAATAGCAATGTCTCCTTCTTTGCT CTCTTCCTTCAGCTCTTTAATCCCTGGCAATGGTACTGCTCCACGCGTACCTTTTCAAACTCCTTCGAGATGACACTCACTGTAATGGCGCTGTACTACTGGCCCTGGGAGCTCCTCGGCGCTGCGCAGACCACAAAGGAGAACCCCAAACCAGCCCCTGTTCTCCGTAACCTTTGGTCTCTCCGCGCATCTCTCTGCCTTGCCGCCTTTGCTGTTATTCTCCGCCCGACAAACCTTCTCATCTGGGCTACTATTGCGCTGGTCGCTCTCACTAGGATCTCTCTTCAAGGGTCCTCACCTCTGACGCCCTCTACCGTGCTCGTCTTGCTGCGCGAGGCTATCTTGTGCGGTTCTCTTGTCCTCGCTGTCTCCATCACCTCGGACCGCCTTTACTTTGGCTTCTGGACGTTCCCCCCTTACAACTTCCTCTACTTCAACCTCTCCAAGTCCCTCGCCGTCTTCTATGGCCGGAACCCCTGGCACTACTACCTTCTTCAGGGACTTCCCCTTATCTGCACCACCAGTCTCCCATTTGCGCTCCTCGCTCTCTACAAGCCAAGTGCTCCCGCCGTCTCAGTGAGCCAGCTCAACACTCTCAAGACCCTGGCGTATACCGTCTTCACCACCATTGGTGCTCTCTCAGTCATCTCTCATAAGGAGGTCCGCTTCATCTATCCACTTCTCCCAGCGCTCAGCATTCTCGCCGCTCCATATGCCgcttccttcttcacctcACAGCCCGCTcccaccaccaacagcccccatcctcgccctcaaaTCCGCAACAAGTCCtacctcctcgccgccctggGCGTAaacatcttcctcgccggATACCTCTCCTTTCTACACCAGCCTGCTCCTCTCAACGTCCTCTCGTACCTCCGTCACGAGTACGAGCGCATTCATCCAGACTCGGTAAAGTTCGCTCAAACCACACGCTTCTCCTCGCCTccagatgatgaggaggagctctttgccctcttcctcatgcCTTGCCACTCTACGCCCTGGCGCTCACACCTTGTCTACCCTGGCCTACGCGCCTACGCCCTCACATGCGAACCCCCCTTACACACTCAGCCGAATACCCCTGAACGAGAAAACTACCGCGACGAGGCCGACCGCTTTTATGACAACCCCATTCCTTTCCTCACAACGGAGTTGTTCAGCCCGGCCAAACCCCTCTCTGTGCCTCGCTACATCGTCGGCTTTGAGGGTGTCGAGCCATGGCTAGATGAATTCATCAAGACACCAGAGGCGCAGGCCCTCGGGTTGTCCAAGATTCGTCGTGTTTGGGGAGGCTTCAACGGCTTCTTCAATGAGGATTGGCGACGTGCTGGCAAGATGATTGTTTGGGACACGGGAGTATATGACAACGCGCCACCTGAAAAGGAGTAA
- a CDS encoding Non-specific serine/threonine protein kinase → MAGPQESSTSSGSRKSGGRAVGQFNIGSEIGKGSFAQVYLGWHKETKAAVAIKSVELERLNKKLRENLYGEIQILKTLRHPHIVALHDCLESATHINLVMEYCELGDLSLFIKKREKLATHPATHDMARKYPSAPNSGLHEVVIRHFLKQLTSALEFLRQKNYVHRDVKPQNLLLLPSQAFRDHRGRPVMKASQGSMIPIAGLPSLPMLKLADFGFARVLPSTSLADTLCGSPLYMAPEILRYERYDAKADLWSVGTVLYEMSTGRPPFRARNHVELLRKIEGAEDVIKFPREVTISADLKALIRSLLKRSPVERISFENFFNHPVVTSPIPGLVEDDIPPPEEEEQEPEPESQALKTIHQGQRLSSASRSPRHTGQESPREGVASRSPRDRHPRSPQAGSPGEGRYPRQTPEGHRATGSSPRELAEGLGIRRPVPHHAASAPNQARLQDRVTGRDKVSPPTSLLREARRGRASSNPPISEEEKAAQDVALEREYVVVERRHVEVNALADELAANEKLGDHGSHRSGPLARRYTQQGAPNSTTGAVPTPSSRTALVAQGRHDRRSSYEKALSASPGSASSAISKAIQDASLRLFGFRVSPGRGQKGPSPPLYQAFPAYPTPQTSAGLLGDGKSTHSTDEDGRAAQAIEEFATRSDCVYGFAEVKYKQLVPLAPSADHGLGGLEPEQMVTEEEGLTVEAIVALSEEALVLYVKSLTLLARAMDIASLWWSKKSRGEPGTGLSAATAQTVVQRINAVVQWVRQRFNEVLEKSEVVRLKLMEAQKQLPEDHPSHPSNHGTESIASTTGSTMKQVYLTPGISAEKLMYDRALEMSRAAAIDEVTNENLGGCEISYITAIRMLEAVLDSDEDPQMEKRKLSTGKEADNAVRETNGGELDSDEEAHVRKMIKMITGRLGAVRKKKQMIAEANSHVQHAYQQAPRRRSGDVTPRSVPSHASS, encoded by the exons ATGGCGGGCCCACAGGAGTCTTCCACCTCCTCGGGGTCCAGGAAGTCGGGCGGACGTGCTGTAGGACAGTTCAACATTGGCTCCGAGATTGGCAAAGGCAGCTTTGCCCAGGTGTATCTGGGCTGGCATAAG GAAACCAAGgccgccgtcgccatcaAATCCGTCGAGCTGGAACGGCTAAACAAGAAGCTCAGAGAGAACCTATATGGCGAAATCCAAATCCTCAAGACATTACGCCATCCCCACATCGTCGCCCTCCATGACTGCCTCGAGTCAGCAACACATATCAACCTCGTCATGGAGTATTGCGAGCTTGGCGACTTGTCCCTGTTTATCAAGAAGCGAGAGAAGCTCGCCACCCACCCTGCCACTCATGACATGGCACGCAAGTATCCCAGCGCACCGAATTCCGGTCTTCACGAGGTCGTTATTCGACATTTCCTGAAGCAACTAACCAGTGCTCTCGAGTTCCTGCGTCAAAAGAATTACGTCCACCGCGACGTCAAGCCCCAAAatcttctgctgctgccctcaCAGGCCTTCCGGGATCACAGAGGTCGACCGGTCATGAAGGCCAGCCAGGGCTCAATGATTCCCATCGCTGGCCTCCCGTCCCTTCCCAtgctcaagctcgccgactTCGGTTTCGCCCGTGTGCTTCCCTCCACTTCCCTAGCCGATACGCTCTGTGGGTCCCCCCTGTACATGGCCCCAGAAATTCTCCGATACGAGCGATATGACGCGAAAGCCGATCTTTGGTCTGTGGGAACGGTACTCTATGAGATGAGCACAGGTCGTCCTCCGTTCCGGGCTAGAAACCATGTCGAATTGTTGAGAAAGATCGAGGGCGCTGAGGATGTCATCAAGTTCCCGAGGGAGGTAACTATCAGTGCTGACCTCAAGGCGCTGATTCGAAGTCTGCTCAAGCGAAGTCCGGTCGAGCGCATCAGCTTTGAGAACTTCTTCAATCATCCTGTTGTTACGAGCCCAATTCCCGGTCTGGTGGAGGATGATATCCCCCCacctgaggaagaggaacaggaacCGGAACCGGAATCTCAGGCGTTGAAGACAATTCATCAGGGGCAGAGGCTCTCGTCCGCGTCACGCAGCCCACGACATACCGGGCAAGAATCACCACGTGAGGGTGTGGCATCCAGGTCGCCTAGAGACCGCCATCCAAGGTCGCCACAAGCAGGAAGCCCTGGTGAAGGCCGATACCCTCGGCAAACGCCTGAAGGCCACCGGGCGACTGGCAGTTCTCCTCGTGAACTCGCAGAGGGCTTGGGCATCCGTCGCCCTGTACCTCATCATGCAGCATCGGCACCCAACCAAGCACGCCTCCAGGACCGGGTAACTGGTCGTGATAAGGTCTCGCCACCCACGTCTCTTTTGAGAGAGGCGCGCAGGGGCCGAGCATCGAGCAACCCGCCAATttcggaggaggaaaaggcagcTCAGGATGTCGCCCTAGAGCGAGAATACGTTGTTGTTGAGAGGCGCCACGTCGAGGTCAACGCCCTCGCTGATGAGTTGGCGGCCAACGAGAAGTTGGGTGACCATGGCTCGCATAGATCAGGACCCCTGGCTCGACGATACACGCAGCAGGGAGCACCCAACTCGACGACAGGGGCAGTTCCAACTCCATCTTCACGAACCGCCTTGGTAGCTCAAGGACGGCATGACCGGAGGTCGTCGTATGAAAAAGCTCTCTCCGCTAGTCCCGGATCGGCCTCGAgtgccatctccaaggctATCCAGGATGCCAGCCTCCGCCTTTTTGGCTTCAGGGTTTCACCTGGACGAGGCCAGAAGGGGCCGTCTCCCCCACTTTACCAGGCGTTCCCGGCATATCCGACTCCGCAAACATCGGCCGGATTGCTCGGTGACGGTAAGAGTACCCACAGCACCGATGAGGATGGACGAGCTGCGCAGGCCATTGAAGAGTTTGCCACGCGAAGCGATTGTGTGTATGGCTTCGCCGAGGTCAAGTATAAGCAGCTCGTCCCTCTAGCGCCGTCGGCAGATCATGGACTGGGCGGTCTTGAGCCTGAGCAGATGGTgacggaagaagaaggcctcaCGGTTGAGGCTATCGTTGCGCTGTCGGAGGAGGCCCTTGTCCTGTATGTGAAGTCGCTCACACTCCTCGCCAGAGCCATGGACATAGCGAGTCTCTGGTGGTCCAAGAAGAGTCGAGGAGAGCCAGGAACGGGGCTATCAGCAGCGACTGCTCAGACGGTTGTGCAGCGTATCAATGCCGTGGTGCAATGGGTTCGACAACGCTTCAACGAGGTGTTGGAGAAGTCGGAGGTTGTCCGCCTGAAGCTCATGGAGGCACAGAAGCAACTGCCTGAGGACCACCCGAGCCACCCATCGAACCACGGAACCGAGTCGATTGCCTCTACTACGGGATCGACGATGAAGCAGGTTTATCTTACACCTGGCATCAGCGCCGAGAAACTTATGTACGATCGGGCACTTGAGATGAGCCGTGCGGCAGCGATTGATGAAGTCACCAACGAGAATCTCGGCGGTTGTGAGATTTCCTACATCACTGCGATCCGCATGCTCGAGGCGGTACTGGACAGTGATGAGGATCCtcagatggagaagaggaagctgTCTACGGGCAAGGAAGCCGACAATGCTGTCAGGGAAACGAACGGCGGTGAACTTGAcagtgacgaggaggctcaTGTTCGAAAGA TGATCAAGATGATCACTGGCCGGCTCGGCGCTGTtcgcaagaagaagcagatgatTGCAGAGGCCAACAGCCATGTTCAACATGCCTACCAGCAGGCACCACGCCGACGAAGCGGCGATGTGACACCACGCAGCGTTCCTTCACATGCATCCTCGTGA